ATAGGCTCTAGAAAGATCTACTACTTCAAGCTAAAGATAGACATTGAGCATAATAGGCCAATAGTACTCACCAAAGCCGAATACCCGAACCCGAAGGGCTGGCACGGCACAAGGGTAAGCCTAGTAATTGAGGGGGACTGGTGGCACTCAAAGCACCGAGTCTACGAATACATTAAGCGTACAGCTATAGCAGCACCATACGCTAACATAGTGTTCATAGACCCCAATGGCAATGTGGTTATCTACAAGAGGAGTATATCTAAGCTGCCGAAACAACCTAAAGAGGTAAAGCCTCATCCACATGGCGTCGACATAGAGTTGCTAAAGCAGCTTATAAGCGGGTCTCAAGCAAAAACTATGGTAGAATTCCTCGCCGAGGCATTCCGGGGCGTAGGAAGAAAAACTGCTGAGGCGTTTCTCGAATGGGCAGGTATAGCTAAGAATCTTGATCCTCATAGCCTTGATGACAGACAGCTAGAACTACTAGCCAGAAAGCTCCGGGAATACCAGAAGTTTAGAGCACCAAGCGCAGATGCCCTATCTCCGTTCGGGCCCGAAATAATCGAGGCGGGACTACGCTCCATACTAAAGCCAGAGTTTGTTGCGGCGGTCACGAGGAGGCCTAGGGCGTACGAGGGTCATCCATTCATAGTAGAGGTAGGGATAGCCTATGGCGGAGAAATACCTCCAACCAATGAGCCCATACTGCTGCGGTATGCTAACAAGATACCACTCCTATACGACGAGAAGTCTGATGTAGCATGGAAGGTTGTTGATCCACACAATTTTGACTGGAGGAACTATCTAGTAACATTTCCCGCCCCTGTGGCAGTACTAACACATATAGCAAGCACTAAAGTCCCCTACAAGAGCGTTGGCAAGGAGAGTGTAGCAGATGTACCAGAGATAGAGCAAGAACTCCGCAATGCGCTAAGAGAAGCTGCGAGAAGGCTCAGAGGATATCTGCTACAAAAGCGCAAGGAAGAAGAGGCAAAACGCAGAATCATAACATTCATGAAGTATACGCCCGAGATAGCTAAGAGCCTAGCAGTAATACTAAAGGACTACAATGTGAGCGAGCACACAGTAAGGGAGATGCTACTATCAGCCATGAAGAGGAGGCTGCGCATAGAGGATGACAAGTTTGCAAAACTAGTAGAGGGTCTAGAGGTAGATATTGAAGAATAAAGAGGGGGTAGGGCGTGGCTGAGGAGTATGTAGACGTAGTCGATATTGAGGCTAGGAAGAAAGCACTAGCGGTGTTCAGGGAGAAGTTTAAGGAGATACTAGAGCAGGTAATGAGGGGTGAAAACCCCACAATAATGCTTCCAAAGAGGACACTATCAAACACAATATACGATGAGAAGCGTAAACTACTACTCCTGGGCCCTGAGAAGCTTAAGCGTAGTTTCTTCGACCTTCACGAGTCAAAGAAGTTTATGCAGACACTTCTAATGGCAAGAATAATATATGAAGCACTTGAACGTAATGAATACCCAACTATCCGTGACCTTTACTATCGCGGCAAGCACACCATAGTGTATCGTGAGCCTGGCGGGAGAAGACACGAAGAGAACACTTGGGATGAGCAGCGTGAATCAGATGCAGTTATACGTGACATAGAGGTATTCACCGGGCTCCTCCGCGAAGAAATGCTAATACTGAGTAAGGAGAAGGGCAAAGTAGTAGGCAACATGAGGATAAGAAGTGGAGGCGACATTATCGATTTAAGCAAGATGGGTCACGGCGCCTACGCTATAGAGCCAACACCTGACTTAATAGAGTTCATAGACGTTGATGCCGAGTATGTGCTAGTCGTAGAGAAAGACGCAGTATTTCAGCAACTTCACAGAATAGGATTCTGGAAGAAGCATCGTGCAATACTAATAACAAGTGCTGGCCAGCCAGACCGTGCAACGAGAAGATTCGTGCGAAGATTAAACGAAGAGTTAGGCTTACCAGTCTACATACTAACAGACGCGGATCCCTATGGATGGTATATCTACAGTGTCTTCAAAATAGGCTCCATAACCCTAAGCTACGAGAGCGAGAGACTAGCTACGCCCAACGCCCGCTTCATAGGCGTAAGCATGACAGACATCTTTGGCTACAAGAGCAAGAAGCCATACCTAACAGAACAGGAGAGAAGAAACTTCATAATCAAGGCGAAGGAAGCAGACATAAAGCGTGCCTACGAGCTAAAGAACTACAAGTGGTTCCAGACAAAGAAATGGCAGATAGAGATAGATATCTTCCTAGAGAAGAAGGCGAAGCTAGAGATAGAGGCTATGACAAGCAAGGGTCTACGATTCCTAGCAGACAAGTACTTACCAGAGAAGATCGAAACTGGAGACTGGATAGAATAACTACGTAACCACGAGAATCGATAATTCCAGGTAACAGCAATGTAGAAACATGGTGAGGCAGGAAACATGTCCGAGTCCTTCTTCTGCAGGTTTGGAGTCAGCGAAATAGCCTCAAGAATAGACCATGCAGTACTAAAGCCATGGAGTTCTGTGAGCGAGCTAGAAAAAGCCATCAGGGAGCTAGAAGAGCTAAACCTCAGATGCCTAATAATAAGCCCAACACACCTACGCCTAGCGCGAGAGAAGACGAACAAGTGTCTAGGCGTGGTAGTAGGATTTCCATTCGGCTACTCAACAATAGAGGCTAAGATCAAGGAATTGGAAGACAGTATAGCACTAGGTGCCCAGGAAATAGACTATGTAGCTAATACGCAACTCCTACTAGCAGGCAGGACAGAGGAATATCTCAACGAGATCCGAGCAGCAATAACAATATGTAGAGACTCTGGTGTAAAATGCAAGGTAATAATTGAGGCTCCAGCATTGCCCAGAAACCTGCTGGTAGAGATCGTCGAGAAAATAGCAATGATGGATCCGCATCCTGACTACATAAAGACTAGTACAGGCTACGGGCCAAGACCAACATATGTGGAGGATGTTTACCTCATAGACCAAACGCTCCGTAGAATAGGTAAGCGAGACGAAATAGGCATCAAAGCAGCAGGCGGTATACGCGAAGGGTTACAAGCGGCAGCGATGCTCCTTGCAGGAGCAGATGTTATAGGCACAAGCACTCCTAGACAAGTAATCGAGACGTACAAGGAACTCTGCAGAATCTAGAATCAGCACCATACATTGTGATGAAACGACGGTCTCATGAGCCTCTTGGCGATGAAGACCATTCTCCTTGCTGATGGCTTACTTATAGAGCTGAGGGCTCAGCTGAGACAGGTCTCCGCACCCTTCGGAACCCCTATACTCATCACGGCCCATGGAGACTCAAAACAGCTGTCTCGCATATACCCTGCTAGCCTAGAGGGTGCTAACCCTTTTCCTCCATAAGCTCCGCAGTCCTAACTTCCTCATCTTCCTCAACACGTTTCATTACCTCGTGAAATGTGTTCTGTTTGCAGTAGGGGCAGTAGTGGTATAGCCGTCCATTCGACAGCTTAGTCAGATCAAAGCTAACCTCAAGAACCCATGTCCTTCCGCACCTTGTGCAACGTAGTAACCATTTAGTCATGCATACTCACCTCCTCTTCCTCCCGTGCCTTCCCCTAGTAGTGTATTTTTGCTGCTTGTTGGATTCCGAAGAGCTTGACGATAGTAGCCCTTGTCGTACAAGCTCTGAGAGGGCTCTCCGAAGCACTTTACGTACACGCCACCTACGTTCAATGCTGCCGAAGAGCCTTACGGCTGTTGCACGAATACTATTCGTCGAGGTTAAGTCTTTTAGTATCTTTTTCTCATCGTCGCTAAGCATATCACCAAGATATCTAAGGGCGAGCCGGGCTATATCAGCTGGCTCAAGGCCTAGGTACGGGTCTTGCGGCTCGAGAGACGTTAGATCTTGTACAACCTCAAACTCTATAATTGTTACATAGTCATCGGGTTTAACTTCGCCGTATACCTTCCTAAGAGCGTTAATGAGTTCCCCTAGGTTTCTAAAGCCATCCTTTCTAGCGTCCTCATCGGTAAGCTCCTTTACACGTTTGTAGATGACATTTGTTACGCGAACCTTGGCTACCGGGCGGCCGCCACCATGCACTATTAGCTCGTTGTACTTTACCTTAACCTTGCCAAGCCTTATTGTTGCACGTTTACGTCCCGATAGTATATCGTCTACGTATTCGCCCTTAACCATGAGGTGTCTGCCCAGGAACTTCGTCTTATCACTCCTCTCGCTAGCAGCTCTCTGCTCCTTAATCATATCGATTAGACCCTATAGCATTAAGAGGGGGTAAACCTCCTTTAAACCCTCAGCAAGCTGTAGATTATGCTGGGGGCTATGAAGGATCCTGCCCCCGGCTTATATGCTAGAGCCGGGCAGCCGAAAATAAGATGCGTATGTGGAGGGGCCAAAGCGCTGAGCCCCGCTATTCACTGCCTTCGTAGATCTCTGCGGGATTCAGAACCTGGTGCGGCTTAGTCTCTGCTCTTGCAGCGATTACGGCACCAACCTTAACCCTCTCGAGCGGATAAGACGTTGTTAGTATTATCTCATTGCTAACCATCTCTATAGGTGTGTTTAGGGTTATTGTATAGGGTGCTAGACTAGCCTCCTCGCCGATAATACTGTCAGCTACATAACAGTGCGAGGAGATACTTGCAGAGTCGTATACTATACTACGTTTAACCTCTGTGTATGCGCCAACAAGCGCGTTTGAATATATTGCAGTATAGTTCCGGACGAAGCTGTGTGCCCCTATGCGGGCACCTACACCGATATAGACAGGTCCCTTGATGACTGCATAGTGATCTATGAAGGCTTTTGTATCAATGTAAACTGGTGGTTCTAGAACGCTAGTCTCCTTCACAATGGCCTCATCATGTATATAGATCCCCTTGTGTCTGGCTAGAGCTAGCCTTGTTGCAAGAAGATAGTCCCATGGTGTATCTATATCCACCCACTCTCCAATCCAGTGATTCGCATTAAGTCTACCGGTATGTGCAAGGTGGCGGAGTACGTCGGGAAGTGGTTTTCCGCCACGACACACTAGTTCGTGAAGCTCCTTGGCAGGAAGGGAGGCTAGCCCAGCAAATATGAGGCCCCCTTGTCCGATGGCATTTACCTGCTGGCTTATCGGGTCGGCATCTATGCGTAGAAAGGTTTCACGCATTATTACGGGTTTAGTAACGGTTATCAAGGGCTCATAGCTCCTCAGAAGGGCATTCATGTGGGTGTCGATAAACCCTTCGCCAAAGTATATGTCGGAGTAGATTAGCGTTACAAGGTCCTCTCCATGAACACTAAGTCCGGATAAGCCATCACATATAGCTCCCTCTATGCCCGGCGATCTCTGGGGGACAAAGTTACATCCCTTCATGCTACAGTACTTGTACACGTTTGGGTCGTCAGAGACCACTACTATAGTATCAAAATACCTTCTTGCTGCGCGTAAATGGAACTCAAGGAGTACGCCTCCCGGGAAGCGTAGGAGCGCTCTAGACCTAGTACTAGTCACCACGTAGCGTAGCTTCTTTGGGGGGCCACCTGCAAGTATGATCGCCTTCAAGGTTCACGCCACCACACAGTTACTCGACTGTAACAGTCTTTGCGAGGTTACGCGGCTTATCGGGGTCACGGTTTAGGGCTACAGCCAACTTGTAGGCTAGCAGCTGTGCTGGCGGTATTATAGCATAGGGTATGAGGAGTTCATCGTAGCTGCCAACATCTATGAAGACGTCTACGCCTTCTAGCTTACCATAGGGTGTTGTGCCAATAACGATTGTGTGGGCACCTCTTGCTTTCATCTCCATAACGTTGCCTTGCAGCTTTTCAAGTAACACATCCTCGGGTGGCACACCGAGGAATATGACTGGGAAGTCCCTCTCGACAAGTGCTATTGGGCCGTGCTTGCTCTCTCCGGCTGGATAGGCTTCTGCATGTATGTAGCTTACCTCCTTGACTTTTAGAGCAGCTTCATAAGCTAGGGGTACACCGATGCCACGACTTAGGATGTACATGTTGCCCTTATTCTTTAGTACCAGGACGAGTTTATCCAGTATGCGTAGGCTTGCATCTATACTTCTTGCAGCAGCCCTGCCAGCCAGGGCTAGTTCTTCAATAGCTTTCTTATACTCCGTAGTTGTAATAGTACCCTCCTCGGTTGCGAGTGTTAGTGCAAGCGATGTTAGTGCCAGGACTTGCGTGAGGAAGGTTTTCGTTGCTGCGACACCTATCTCGGGGCCTGCCCTAGTATAGATTGTTGTATGTGACTCTCGTGGTATAGTGCTTCCGAGAACATTGGATACGGCTATGATTTTTGCGCCTTTAGACTTGAAGGCTCTCAGAGCTTGCAGGGTATCTATGGTTTCGCCGCTCTGACTAACAGCTATAAGCACGGAATCCTCATCTGCTACATCGGAGTAAACGGTGTATTCACTCGCTATAAACGGCGTAGCTACTCTCTTAGCATACCTTGCTATGTAGTAGGCAAAAACTAGGCCTGCATGATAACTTGTTCCTGCACCTGTGATAAACACTTTTCTAGCCGATGCTATCAGCTTTGCAGCCTCAGCCAGCTCTTTTGAGGAGAGAAGTCCTGTGTATGTCTCGTAGAGAACCCTAGGTTGCTCCATAATCTCCTTTAACATGTAGTGGGGATAGCCGCCCTTCTCTGCATCCTCAATACTCCACTCAACCCGTATCACTCGTGTCCTCCAGTTGATTGGTTTCCCGTCCTTCTCGATGTACACCTTGTAGGGTTCTATGAACCCGTACTCTCCGTCCTCGAGTACTATTACTCGGCGTGTATATGGTAGTATGGAGGGTATGTCGCTAGACACCATGTTGAAGCCTTCGCCAAGCCCTATAATGAGGGGGCTGACTCTTCGCGCAAAGTATATCCTTAAAGGTTCACGTGCGTTTATGATGGCTATAGCATATGCTCCTTCGAGTACCTGAACTATCTTGCGTAGGGCTTCTAGTCCGTCAAGTCCTTTCGAGACATACTCCTCGAATAGGTGGGCGATAACCTCGGTATCGGTATCGCTTCTGAACATGTGGCCCTTTGAAGCGAGCAACTCGCGCAGCTCTGCAAAGTTCTTAATAATTCCATTGTGTACGACTGCTATTTCACTCCTACAGTCTATGTGTGGATGCGCATTTCGCTGGCTAGGCTCGCCATGGGTTGCCCAGCGTGTATGCGCTATACCTGTATGGGAGCAGTAGGCTTCAATACCATACTTTTCGACCACGTGGCTGATTCTGCCTTTATCCTTGAAGACAAGTATTCTAGCCGTCCCACACTCTATAAGTGCAAAGCCGGCGCTATCGTAGCCCCTATACTCTAGCCTCTTTAGACCATCAACAAGCATCCTGGTTATGCTTCCAACAATCTCTCCGTCAGCTGTGATACCAACGATTCCACACACGGTCCATAGCCCCTCCAGGCTTCAATCTTCTAGTCTTCTACGCTACAGGACTGTCTGGGTGCACACTCTTCGCGAAAGACATAGAATTGAGAGGGTATAATATGATACCGGGCTGGCTGTGATGAAAGAACCCCTGTTACGAGCAGTTGCAATGAAATGCCTTCAGCGTACTGAGCCCAAAAACATCTACTCCAGCGCAACCTCCTTCTCAAGGTATACTAGCGTGGGCCTCTTGGATACGTAGCGTGGAAGTGTTGACTGTACTCTCGGGTATCCCTCAAGGTCTTTTAGCACCATTTCCAGCAGCTCCTCGGGCTTCACCGCTACCCTATCGTTGGTGCGTCGTATGGTTACGTTGACGGTGCCGGTTTCCACCTCGCGGTCGCCTATAACCGCTATGTAGGGTATCCACTCCCTAGCTGCATCCCTTATCCTCCTTCCCAGGCTTAACTGTCTATCATCAATATCGACCCTTATAAGGTGCCGTTCCAGCAGACTTGCAACCTTCTCGGCATGGCTGAGCTGTTGCTCTGAGGACGGATTGACCGGGATTAGCCTTACTTGTATTGGTGCCAGCCATGTTGGTATGTAGGGTGTCTGGCCGCGCCGCTCCATCTTTACAGCGGCATCGAATACCATGTATATGTATCTCTCAATGGAGCCTATGAGTGCAGTATGTATTATCACAGGGTAATGCTCCTTGTTATTCTCATCGACATATCTTATTCCGAACCTTTTCGCGTTGCCGACGTCAAATTGGAAAGTTGCTATCTCCCGGGGCCTGCCAGCAGAATCCACAATGTGATACTCGACGTTAACTACCCAGTAGTATATGCCTGCCGGATAGACTGTTATCAAGGCAGGCTTCCCATCACGCCTTACGAGTTCTAGTAGTAGGTTGCGTTTCTCCTCCCAGAAGTCCTCGGTTACATTGTATACGGCGTAGTATGTCTGGCCTAGCTTCTCAGCCTCCCGGTGTATAATCTTTTGCAGCTCCTCAGCAATCTTTACCGCTTCTTCAACGCTGCGAGCCAGTATGTGAAGGTCGGGCATATAGAATCTGCGTAGCCTAAAGCAGAGTGTAACCTCTCCACTCTGCTCGAGCCTGTAGCTATCGGCAATCTCGAACATTCCGAGCGGAAGGTCCCGGTAGCTGAGAACATAGTCTTTAAGCATAGAGAACTGTTGATGGCATGCCGCGTATCTCATGACGAGGTGTTTCTTATCAGCCCATAGTTCATAGAGGCGGTCGCCGAAGAGTGCTGCATGTTCATAGACGGGCTTTTCTGCCAGGTCGAACATGTTTGTACCCTTAACCTTTAGCACGGGGATTGTGAGGCTTCTAGCAAGTATCCATGCATACTCGCCTACAGCCTCTATCATTAGTGTAGCGTGTGGCTCGTAGCGCATGTGTCCGTAATCGGATAATGGCTCCCATTCAAAACCGAATTTTGCGCACAGCTTGTTAACTGGATTTTCAACTCCGCCAATCTCCTTGCCGAGAGCCTCCTTCTCTATTACAGCCCTAAACTCTGGAGAAGCCTTCTCAAGGAACTCTTCGGGACTATAGACTTCGCCCTCCGGGGTTAGAACGTAGTACTTCTTCTTAACCTCAACCCTAGCCGTGGTCTTAGCCTCGTAGTTTCTTGAAAGCTCTGATAATGGGTGACCGTGGCAGTGCAGCTCAAACTCCTTATACCAGCCAAATGGTGCCCTGCTAACCTCAAACTTGTCGCTAGCCAGCTTCTTTATCTCCAACTCGAGCATTGCTAAGATATTCTTGGCTTGATGAGGCGGTGCAAGCTTTTGTGAGAGATGGGCATAGGGGTACACGACTATCGTCTTAGCTCCAACCTTTGAGGCTATCTCAACGATATCCTTGGCAGCAGTCTCTACGACTTCCTTTGGGTTGCTAGTATCGCGGCTCTCAACAGTGGTAAATACGACGAGGGCGTTCTCGAAGCTGCCTTCTCCTTGTACGCCGTTAATATCTTCTGCCTCAGGTATAGCTTTCATCCTTGTCCGGTAGATGAACCGTTTAGCATGTATTAGTAGCACTCTCAAAACGCTACACCTAGGCCAAGCAATTAGCCCAGCACATCACAGCTCGGCGAGGATTATTTAAGGGGTTTCGCGGGTCGACATGTGCTTTTAAGCTAAGGCCGTCAAGAGAATAGTTTCGGCCGGGTCAAGAGCAGTATATAAAGGTGTTACTACACCTTCATGCCCGGGATAGTAGGATGGCTAAACAAGAAATAAAGTCGATAACCGATCTTCCTGGCGTAGGTCCAGCTACAGCTAACAAGCTAATTGAAGCAGGCTATGCTACCATAGAAGCTATAGCTGTTGCGACGCCACAGGAGCTGAGCGCAGCAGCAGGCATACCGCTAACGGCTGCCCAGAGAATAATAAAGGCTGCACGTGAAGCTCTCGATATAAGATTCAAGACAGCCCTCGAGGTAAAGAAGGAGCGTATGCAGACCAGGAAGATAACAACTGGCAGTAGAAACCTTGACGATCTACTAGGCGGCGGAATAGAGACCAAGACAATAACAGAGTTCTTTGGCGAGTTTGGTAGTGGAAAGACACAAATATGCCACCAGCTAGCTGTAAACGTGCAGTTACCCATTGAGAAGGGAGGTCTAAGCACGCAGGACAGGGTAGCTAAGGCTGTCTACATCGATACTGAGGGAACATTCCGGTGGGAACGCTTAGAAAACATGGCGAAGAGATGGGGGCTAGACCCCGACGAGGTTATGTCGAACATATTCTACATAAGAGCCATAAATAGTGACCATCAGATGGCGATAGTCGACGAACTGTTTAACATAGTGCCCAAGGAGAACATTAAGCTCGTAATAGTGGACTCAGTTACTAGCCACTTCAGAGCCGAATACCCGGGCAGGGAGAACCTTGCTGCTAGACAGCAGAAGCTCAACAGACACCTGCACCAGCTTGCAAAGCTAGCAGAGGTCTATGATCTAGCAGTGGTAATCACGAACCAGGTTATGGCTAGGCCAGACGTCTTCTATGGCGATCCAACCCAGGCTGTAGGTGGGCATGTATTATACCATGCGCCGGGTGTGAGGGTGCAGCTTAGGAAGAGCAGGGGTAACAAGCGCATAGCAAGAATAGTGGACGCGCCGCATCTGCCAGAGGGCGAGGCAGTGTTCGTGATAACAGACTACGGCATAGCAGACCCGGAGGACTAGCGAGCTAAGCTAGCACCTCCACACTATGCAACTATTACATGCTGCTATAGCTTCTTCATCTAGCTCTACAACCGATCTTTTCCAGTGAAACTTGATCATGCAATCGTCAAGCACTATAACTGGTACTTTAACACGTAGCTTGAGGCCGCTAAGTTCGTCGCGTACATGCTCCTCATCGCTTTCGAGCTTGATACTCTTAGCAACGCATACGAATAGCATCCTGCGGAGAGCCTGGCGCTCAAATACTATGACGCTGTACGTCCCCTCCCCAGCCTCTATGTGTGCCGAAGCACTGGTAATAACGAGTCTCAGCTGTCTGTCATCTCGGCTCGAGTAGGGGAGCCTTACCGGCCTAAGCCTGGCAGTAACTTCGCCAAGCCGGCTACTATGAATACCGAGCTTCGACAAAACGGTATTAATGGCGGCTTCCAGACAGCTATCACTCGCCATCAAAGAGCCCCCTAGGAGGGTGAGGAGTAGGTGTACGCTGCTTTAACAGCTCTAGTCGTGCTAACAATACTCTCACTCTACGATATAAAGCAGCGCGAGCTGCCTCCGCAAATAGTATACGCAGGGCTAGCTGCAACTCTACTAGTACGCATAGCCGAGTATATGCTTGCAAGTCTAAACTATGTAGGTCCAATACCAGCTAGGGCTTACATAGCATTAGATCTGGCGCTGCTGTCATCATATGCTGTTGTAGCCCTACTAGGGCTCCACGGCTGGGGTGACGTCTTCACACTAGCAATAATAGCAGCTGCATCTCCCCTTCCCGAGGGAAATATAGAGCTTCTACCCCCGCTCCTCCTAGCAACAATATACTATGTCGCCATAATGGTCCTCTATGCGATAGCTAATGCAGTCATAAACATCGTAAAACATGCTGATAAGCTTGCAAAGATACCTCTACGCTACAGGATAGCTTACTTACTAATCGCGCAGCCGATACGAGCCAAGCAGTTCCTGGAGAACAAGCGGAAATGGTGGTATCCACTATCACTATGTAGCTACAAGATAACTTTCAACATATACCACAACCCCGAGGAC
This DNA window, taken from Hyperthermus butylicus DSM 5456, encodes the following:
- a CDS encoding DNA topoisomerase VI subunit B, whose translation is MPPKRQRAAVQESFRSMTPSQFFYEYKEVAGFGSPARALYQTVRELVENALDATDVHGILPDITIVIERVNENSNYYRITVEDNGIGIQPQYVPYAFGQVLYSSKYKLRQARGRFGLGAKMAILYGQIRTGRPVEVYTAPIGSRKIYYFKLKIDIEHNRPIVLTKAEYPNPKGWHGTRVSLVIEGDWWHSKHRVYEYIKRTAIAAPYANIVFIDPNGNVVIYKRSISKLPKQPKEVKPHPHGVDIELLKQLISGSQAKTMVEFLAEAFRGVGRKTAEAFLEWAGIAKNLDPHSLDDRQLELLARKLREYQKFRAPSADALSPFGPEIIEAGLRSILKPEFVAAVTRRPRAYEGHPFIVEVGIAYGGEIPPTNEPILLRYANKIPLLYDEKSDVAWKVVDPHNFDWRNYLVTFPAPVAVLTHIASTKVPYKSVGKESVADVPEIEQELRNALREAARRLRGYLLQKRKEEEAKRRIITFMKYTPEIAKSLAVILKDYNVSEHTVREMLLSAMKRRLRIEDDKFAKLVEGLEVDIEE
- a CDS encoding DNA topoisomerase IV subunit A — encoded protein: MAEEYVDVVDIEARKKALAVFREKFKEILEQVMRGENPTIMLPKRTLSNTIYDEKRKLLLLGPEKLKRSFFDLHESKKFMQTLLMARIIYEALERNEYPTIRDLYYRGKHTIVYREPGGRRHEENTWDEQRESDAVIRDIEVFTGLLREEMLILSKEKGKVVGNMRIRSGGDIIDLSKMGHGAYAIEPTPDLIEFIDVDAEYVLVVEKDAVFQQLHRIGFWKKHRAILITSAGQPDRATRRFVRRLNEELGLPVYILTDADPYGWYIYSVFKIGSITLSYESERLATPNARFIGVSMTDIFGYKSKKPYLTEQERRNFIIKAKEADIKRAYELKNYKWFQTKKWQIEIDIFLEKKAKLEIEAMTSKGLRFLADKYLPEKIETGDWIE
- the deoC gene encoding deoxyribose-phosphate aldolase, which codes for MSESFFCRFGVSEIASRIDHAVLKPWSSVSELEKAIRELEELNLRCLIISPTHLRLAREKTNKCLGVVVGFPFGYSTIEAKIKELEDSIALGAQEIDYVANTQLLLAGRTEEYLNEIRAAITICRDSGVKCKVIIEAPALPRNLLVEIVEKIAMMDPHPDYIKTSTGYGPRPTYVEDVYLIDQTLRRIGKRDEIGIKAAGGIREGLQAAAMLLAGADVIGTSTPRQVIETYKELCRI
- a CDS encoding ASCH domain-containing protein; translation: MIKEQRAASERSDKTKFLGRHLMVKGEYVDDILSGRKRATIRLGKVKVKYNELIVHGGGRPVAKVRVTNVIYKRVKELTDEDARKDGFRNLGELINALRKVYGEVKPDDYVTIIEFEVVQDLTSLEPQDPYLGLEPADIARLALRYLGDMLSDDEKKILKDLTSTNSIRATAVRLFGSIERRWRVRKVLRRALSELVRQGLLSSSSSESNKQQKYTTRGRHGRKRR
- a CDS encoding NTP transferase domain-containing protein translates to MKAIILAGGPPKKLRYVVTSTRSRALLRFPGGVLLEFHLRAARRYFDTIVVVSDDPNVYKYCSMKGCNFVPQRSPGIEGAICDGLSGLSVHGEDLVTLIYSDIYFGEGFIDTHMNALLRSYEPLITVTKPVIMRETFLRIDADPISQQVNAIGQGGLIFAGLASLPAKELHELVCRGGKPLPDVLRHLAHTGRLNANHWIGEWVDIDTPWDYLLATRLALARHKGIYIHDEAIVKETSVLEPPVYIDTKAFIDHYAVIKGPVYIGVGARIGAHSFVRNYTAIYSNALVGAYTEVKRSIVYDSASISSHCYVADSIIGEEASLAPYTITLNTPIEMVSNEIILTTSYPLERVKVGAVIAARAETKPHQVLNPAEIYEGSE
- the glmS gene encoding glutamine--fructose-6-phosphate transaminase (isomerizing), whose translation is MCGIVGITADGEIVGSITRMLVDGLKRLEYRGYDSAGFALIECGTARILVFKDKGRISHVVEKYGIEAYCSHTGIAHTRWATHGEPSQRNAHPHIDCRSEIAVVHNGIIKNFAELRELLASKGHMFRSDTDTEVIAHLFEEYVSKGLDGLEALRKIVQVLEGAYAIAIINAREPLRIYFARRVSPLIIGLGEGFNMVSSDIPSILPYTRRVIVLEDGEYGFIEPYKVYIEKDGKPINWRTRVIRVEWSIEDAEKGGYPHYMLKEIMEQPRVLYETYTGLLSSKELAEAAKLIASARKVFITGAGTSYHAGLVFAYYIARYAKRVATPFIASEYTVYSDVADEDSVLIAVSQSGETIDTLQALRAFKSKGAKIIAVSNVLGSTIPRESHTTIYTRAGPEIGVAATKTFLTQVLALTSLALTLATEEGTITTTEYKKAIEELALAGRAAARSIDASLRILDKLVLVLKNKGNMYILSRGIGVPLAYEAALKVKEVSYIHAEAYPAGESKHGPIALVERDFPVIFLGVPPEDVLLEKLQGNVMEMKARGAHTIVIGTTPYGKLEGVDVFIDVGSYDELLIPYAIIPPAQLLAYKLAVALNRDPDKPRNLAKTVTVE
- a CDS encoding threonine--tRNA ligase, whose amino-acid sequence is MRVLLIHAKRFIYRTRMKAIPEAEDINGVQGEGSFENALVVFTTVESRDTSNPKEVVETAAKDIVEIASKVGAKTIVVYPYAHLSQKLAPPHQAKNILAMLELEIKKLASDKFEVSRAPFGWYKEFELHCHGHPLSELSRNYEAKTTARVEVKKKYYVLTPEGEVYSPEEFLEKASPEFRAVIEKEALGKEIGGVENPVNKLCAKFGFEWEPLSDYGHMRYEPHATLMIEAVGEYAWILARSLTIPVLKVKGTNMFDLAEKPVYEHAALFGDRLYELWADKKHLVMRYAACHQQFSMLKDYVLSYRDLPLGMFEIADSYRLEQSGEVTLCFRLRRFYMPDLHILARSVEEAVKIAEELQKIIHREAEKLGQTYYAVYNVTEDFWEEKRNLLLELVRRDGKPALITVYPAGIYYWVVNVEYHIVDSAGRPREIATFQFDVGNAKRFGIRYVDENNKEHYPVIIHTALIGSIERYIYMVFDAAVKMERRGQTPYIPTWLAPIQVRLIPVNPSSEQQLSHAEKVASLLERHLIRVDIDDRQLSLGRRIRDAAREWIPYIAVIGDREVETGTVNVTIRRTNDRVAVKPEELLEMVLKDLEGYPRVQSTLPRYVSKRPTLVYLEKEVALE
- the radA gene encoding DNA repair and recombination protein RadA produces the protein MAKQEIKSITDLPGVGPATANKLIEAGYATIEAIAVATPQELSAAAGIPLTAAQRIIKAAREALDIRFKTALEVKKERMQTRKITTGSRNLDDLLGGGIETKTITEFFGEFGSGKTQICHQLAVNVQLPIEKGGLSTQDRVAKAVYIDTEGTFRWERLENMAKRWGLDPDEVMSNIFYIRAINSDHQMAIVDELFNIVPKENIKLVIVDSVTSHFRAEYPGRENLAARQQKLNRHLHQLAKLAEVYDLAVVITNQVMARPDVFYGDPTQAVGGHVLYHAPGVRVQLRKSRGNKRIARIVDAPHLPEGEAVFVITDYGIADPED
- a CDS encoding A24 family peptidase C-terminal domain-containing protein, encoding MYAALTALVVLTILSLYDIKQRELPPQIVYAGLAATLLVRIAEYMLASLNYVGPIPARAYIALDLALLSSYAVVALLGLHGWGDVFTLAIIAAASPLPEGNIELLPPLLLATIYYVAIMVLYAIANAVINIVKHADKLAKIPLRYRIAYLLIAQPIRAKQFLENKRKWWYPLSLCSYKITFNIYHNPEDVAREVREAIRRGCIRKEDTVWATYGMPAVPLLAASYFIALLVGDKPLLALVSA